The DNA sequence TGAGGCATTAGGCGTGAGCTACACGCTGTCAGAACAGCGTACCGTCTGCGAAATTACCGGACAGGGTGGCCCGTTGCATGCAGACCAGTCGCTGGAATTATTCCTGGGAAATGCAGGTACGGCTATGCGTCCGTTGGCTGCTGCACTATGTCTGGGAAGCAATAATATTGTCCTGACTGGCGAGCCGCGCATGAAAGAGCGTCCTATTGGCCATCTGGTTGATGCTTTGCGTCAGGGCGGCGCGCAAATTGACTATCTGGAACAGGAAAACTATCCGCCGCTGCGTCTTAAAGGTGGTTTTATCGGTGGTGAAGTTACCGTTGACGGTAGCGTATCAAGTCAGTTCCTCACCGCGTTGTTAATGACGGCACCCCTTGCGTCTGCCGATACGAAAATCGTTATTAAGGGCGATCTGGTTTCTAAACCTTATATTGATATCACCCTTAATCTGATGAAAACCTTCGGCGTTAACGTACAGAACGACAGCTACGGCGTATTCCATATTGCGGGCAACCAGCAGTATGTTTCGCCTGGCGAGTATCTTGTCGAAGGTGACGCCTCTTCTGCTTCCTACTTCCTGGCCGCGGCGGCAATTAAGGGCGGTACGATAAAAGTGACCGGAATTGGCCGCAACAGTATGCAGGGCGATATCCGCTTTGCTGACGTACTGGAAAAGATGGGGGCTACCGTAGAGTGGGGTGATGATTATATTGCCTGTACGCGTGGAGAGCTAAATGCAATTGATTTGGATATGAATCATATCCCTGACGCTGCTATGACTATCGCTACCGCTGCTCTCTTTGCTAAAGGGACAACGGTAATGAGAAATATCTATAACTGGCGTGTGAAAGAAACCGATCGTTTGGCTGCGATGGCAACTGAGTTACGTAAAGTTGGTGCGGAAGTTGAAGAAGGACACGACTACATTCGTGTCACCCCGCCAGAAAAGATCCTGTTT is a window from the Pantoea sp. CCBC3-3-1 genome containing:
- the aroA gene encoding 3-phosphoshikimate 1-carboxyvinyltransferase → MQESLTLQPVALVDGTVNLPGSKSVSNRALLLAALAKGTTRLTNLLDSDDVRHMLTALEALGVSYTLSEQRTVCEITGQGGPLHADQSLELFLGNAGTAMRPLAAALCLGSNNIVLTGEPRMKERPIGHLVDALRQGGAQIDYLEQENYPPLRLKGGFIGGEVTVDGSVSSQFLTALLMTAPLASADTKIVIKGDLVSKPYIDITLNLMKTFGVNVQNDSYGVFHIAGNQQYVSPGEYLVEGDASSASYFLAAAAIKGGTIKVTGIGRNSMQGDIRFADVLEKMGATVEWGDDYIACTRGELNAIDLDMNHIPDAAMTIATAALFAKGTTVMRNIYNWRVKETDRLAAMATELRKVGAEVEEGHDYIRVTPPEKILFAEIGTYNDHRMAMCFSLVALSSTAVTILDPGCTAKTFPDYFEQFARLSQPA